The following proteins are encoded in a genomic region of Pelodictyon phaeoclathratiforme BU-1:
- the cbiB gene encoding adenosylcobinamide-phosphate synthase CbiB gives MNFMNEFILPLAFTLDLLFGDPRWISHPVQWIGWFAHITEERLRLTRLPLRLAGILAVIIVVGASAGSAWLLIAMASQLHRVAGLAVGIYLLFSSFAVRSLGDHAGAVQAALEAGDKELARQKVALMVGRDTASLDEGGIALAATESVAENSVDGVTAPLFYALLFGPVGAIAYKAINTLDSTFGYKNERYLEFGWASAKLDDLANYFPARLTVILIAVAAVIGKLRFFDIFKSVWKGARLHASPNAGYPESAFAGALGVTFGGQRSYGGVVEHAPLLGVKPGKCTALVIRQSIALMWMTAVLFLGAGMGIRILIQSAG, from the coding sequence ATGAACTTTATGAATGAGTTTATACTCCCGTTAGCCTTTACGCTTGATCTTCTGTTTGGCGATCCTCGCTGGATCTCTCATCCTGTTCAGTGGATAGGCTGGTTTGCCCATATTACCGAGGAGCGGTTGCGTCTTACCCGTCTGCCGCTTCGTCTGGCCGGGATTCTCGCCGTTATCATTGTTGTGGGCGCTTCTGCCGGATCAGCCTGGCTTCTTATTGCCATGGCCAGCCAACTGCATCGTGTGGCAGGGTTAGCCGTTGGGATCTACCTGCTTTTCAGCTCGTTTGCAGTCAGGTCTCTTGGTGACCATGCCGGGGCGGTACAGGCCGCGCTTGAAGCGGGTGACAAAGAACTGGCCCGCCAGAAGGTTGCCTTAATGGTTGGTCGAGATACGGCCTCTCTGGATGAAGGTGGCATAGCGCTTGCTGCAACAGAGAGTGTCGCTGAAAACTCCGTTGACGGAGTCACCGCCCCCTTGTTCTATGCGCTGCTTTTTGGCCCGGTCGGAGCAATAGCCTATAAAGCGATCAATACCCTTGATTCCACCTTCGGGTATAAAAATGAGCGTTATCTGGAGTTCGGATGGGCATCAGCAAAGCTGGATGATCTGGCCAACTATTTTCCTGCACGATTGACTGTCATCCTGATAGCTGTTGCGGCGGTGATCGGCAAACTCAGGTTTTTTGATATCTTCAAATCGGTCTGGAAGGGAGCGCGGCTGCACGCCAGTCCCAATGCCGGTTACCCGGAATCAGCATTTGCCGGAGCCCTTGGCGTCACCTTTGGCGGCCAGCGCAGTTATGGCGGTGTTGTGGAGCACGCCCCCCTGCTTGGCGTCAAGCCGGGGAAGTGCACCGCACTTGTCATCCGCCAGAGTATTGCGCTGATGTGGATGACCGCTGTGCTCTTTCTTGGCGCAGGCATGGGTATCAGGATTTTGATACAATCAGCGGGTTGA
- the cobO gene encoding cob(I)yrinic acid a,c-diamide adenosyltransferase, which produces MKQQRILLFTGNGKGKSTAAFGMLARALGHGMRARVIQFVKSDDSVGEQKFFRNLDGVEWEQFGEGFLPRDPESPKMELHRIAARKGLDAAIAALHASDFDFVLLDELCFALGQNLIPLDPLLEALRSEGGSGKIVVMTGRNAPEALVAAADTVTEMKMIKHGYEQGIPAQKGVEN; this is translated from the coding sequence ATGAAACAACAACGTATTCTGCTCTTCACTGGAAACGGCAAGGGAAAAAGTACAGCGGCATTCGGGATGCTGGCAAGAGCGCTGGGCCACGGTATGCGTGCCAGAGTGATCCAGTTTGTTAAATCTGACGATTCGGTTGGCGAACAGAAATTTTTCCGCAATCTTGACGGGGTGGAATGGGAGCAGTTCGGCGAGGGATTTCTTCCGAGAGATCCTGAAAGTCCGAAAATGGAACTGCACCGGATTGCGGCGCGTAAAGGGCTTGATGCAGCCATCGCCGCGCTGCATGCATCTGATTTCGACTTTGTGTTGCTTGATGAACTCTGTTTCGCTCTTGGCCAGAATCTTATCCCCCTTGATCCTCTGCTTGAGGCGCTCCGTTCCGAAGGAGGGAGTGGCAAGATTGTGGTGATGACGGGCAGAAATGCTCCGGAAGCGCTTGTTGCTGCCGCCGATACGGTTACAGAAATGAAGATGATCAAGCATGGTTATGAACAGGGGATTCCGGCACAAAAGGGTGTGGAAAACTGA
- a CDS encoding FecCD family ABC transporter permease yields MGMKGSPICADNSFTGKGKVRTTVRIVLFFAALLLLLALSMLLGPSGIGIPDMQSPSGNAILSLRFSRLLMGMMTGAALSASGVVFQALLRNPLAEPYVLGVSGGAGLGATLTILAGSGLLTTLGLPVVAFISAVLTLMVVYGIASQGSSGQPSVYSLILSGVIVSSICSSIVMFLVSTASVEGMHNVIWWMLGSLQPVTASQQLLSAGLIFAGLGGIWILSPQLNALALGREMAHYQGLRADFVIVIGLLFATLLAATAVSLSGMIGFVGLIVPHVMRALFGPDHRKLVPLAALGGGAFLVLCDAVARTLLAPIEIPVGVVTALAGGPFFLIILQRRMKQAWIA; encoded by the coding sequence ATGGGCATGAAGGGTTCTCCGATATGCGCTGATAACAGCTTTACCGGTAAAGGCAAGGTGAGGACAACGGTGAGGATTGTGCTCTTTTTTGCGGCTCTCCTCCTTTTGCTCGCCCTCTCCATGCTTCTCGGTCCATCCGGTATCGGCATTCCGGATATGCAATCACCATCGGGAAACGCAATTCTTTCGCTCCGCTTCAGCCGTCTTTTGATGGGGATGATGACCGGTGCAGCGCTCTCGGCATCCGGTGTGGTCTTTCAGGCGCTTCTGCGCAATCCTCTTGCCGAGCCCTATGTTTTGGGGGTCAGCGGCGGGGCCGGTCTTGGAGCAACCCTCACCATTCTTGCCGGGTCGGGTCTGCTAACCACTCTCGGTCTGCCAGTTGTCGCCTTTATTTCTGCTGTTCTGACGCTGATGGTGGTCTATGGGATTGCAAGCCAGGGATCGAGTGGCCAGCCCTCTGTGTACAGCCTGATTCTCAGCGGCGTTATCGTAAGCTCGATCTGTTCAAGCATCGTCATGTTTCTGGTCTCTACGGCAAGTGTTGAGGGGATGCACAATGTTATCTGGTGGATGCTCGGCAGTCTGCAGCCGGTCACCGCCAGCCAGCAACTCCTCTCCGCTGGTCTTATTTTTGCCGGTCTTGGCGGAATCTGGATTCTCTCTCCTCAGCTCAACGCGCTTGCACTTGGTCGCGAGATGGCCCATTATCAGGGATTGCGTGCCGACTTTGTGATTGTCATCGGCCTTCTCTTTGCAACGCTGCTTGCCGCAACCGCCGTCTCCCTTTCCGGCATGATCGGTTTTGTCGGCCTTATTGTGCCCCATGTCATGCGGGCCCTCTTCGGACCGGATCACCGCAAGCTTGTTCCTCTCGCCGCTCTTGGTGGGGGAGCTTTTCTGGTTTTGTGTGATGCCGTGGCCCGTACCCTGCTTGCTCCAATCGAGATACCGGTCGGTGTGGTGACCGCCCTTGCCGGGGGCCCATTTTTTCTCATTATTCTCCAGCGGAGAATGAAACAGGCCTGGATAGCATAG
- a CDS encoding ABC transporter ATP-binding protein yields the protein MEQEALTFRNVSAGYKQRRVLDNVSFTVKEGEFVSLIGPNGCGKSTLLKTAAALLKPLSGKVELFGQDVQHIKPAVRASLLGVVPQKIDSPMAFTVSQIVMNGRISSMGWWGTPSSLDHDLVERSMIYTDVLGLRDRFFTELSGGEQQRVALAMVLAQEPKIIMLDESISHLDINHRQEVLQILMNLNREKRMTILLVSHDLTLSAGISDRFLLMEAGTVAKAGTPAEVLEPALLSRVYDCDLTVQQDPYTGYLQVSGAIDSLRRRRKLERSVHVIAGGGSGIELYRRLLIEGYEVTSGVLNRLDSDAEAARALNIPVVLEQPFSPVGAAAIAKAMEMITNADAVVLSQVPFGSGNLVNLQLAEEALKRGKTVLLAAGIGERDYTEGKAAVDFAARLKRSGALNWHSIHELVAQLQQQLHH from the coding sequence ATGGAACAGGAAGCCTTGACATTCAGGAATGTTTCCGCCGGATACAAGCAGAGACGGGTGCTCGATAACGTGAGTTTCACGGTAAAGGAGGGGGAGTTTGTCTCGCTTATCGGCCCCAACGGCTGCGGAAAAAGTACCCTTTTAAAAACCGCAGCCGCACTGCTGAAACCCCTCTCAGGCAAGGTTGAGCTTTTCGGGCAGGATGTTCAGCACATCAAGCCTGCCGTTCGCGCATCCCTGCTCGGCGTTGTTCCGCAGAAGATCGATTCGCCAATGGCCTTTACTGTCAGCCAGATTGTGATGAATGGCCGAATCAGCTCCATGGGGTGGTGGGGAACTCCCTCTTCGCTCGATCATGACCTTGTTGAGCGCTCCATGATTTATACCGATGTTCTTGGGTTGCGCGACCGCTTCTTTACCGAGCTGAGCGGGGGAGAGCAGCAGCGCGTTGCCCTCGCCATGGTGCTTGCACAGGAGCCGAAAATCATCATGCTCGATGAGTCAATTTCCCACCTCGATATCAACCATCGCCAGGAGGTGCTTCAGATTCTGATGAACCTGAACCGCGAAAAGCGGATGACCATTCTGCTGGTGAGCCATGACCTGACGCTCTCTGCCGGAATCTCCGACCGATTTCTGCTGATGGAGGCTGGCACCGTTGCAAAAGCGGGAACGCCAGCCGAGGTGCTGGAGCCTGCATTGCTGAGCCGGGTCTATGATTGCGACCTTACGGTGCAGCAGGATCCCTATACCGGTTATCTTCAGGTATCGGGAGCGATTGACAGTCTGAGGCGGCGCCGGAAGCTGGAGAGGAGTGTTCATGTTATTGCTGGCGGGGGAAGCGGCATTGAGCTTTATCGCAGGCTCCTCATTGAGGGGTACGAGGTGACCAGCGGTGTTTTAAATCGCCTTGATTCTGATGCCGAAGCGGCCAGGGCGCTCAACATCCCCGTTGTGCTTGAACAGCCTTTTTCGCCGGTCGGCGCTGCGGCCATTGCAAAAGCGATGGAGATGATTACGAATGCTGACGCTGTGGTGCTCAGTCAGGTGCCTTTTGGTTCAGGAAATCTGGTCAATCTTCAGCTTGCCGAAGAGGCGCTCAAACGAGGCAAAACCGTGTTGCTTGCCGCCGGTATCGGCGAAAGGGACTATACCGAGGGAAAGGCGGCTGTTGATTTCGCCGCCCGTCTGAAGCGTTCCGGCGCGCTCAACTGGCACTCCATTCATGAGCTGGTAGCCCAGCTTCAGCAACAATTACACCACTGA
- the cbiR gene encoding cobamide remodeling phosphodiesterase CbiR produces the protein MICKQQFPFRFGTSSYIIPADIIPNVEFLKDKVDDIELVLFESDEFSNLPSPGDMQKLAELAEASALTYSVHLPLDVYLGHPDRSERERSVGKCLRIIELTRDLPKSAYVMHFEAGPGVDINAFSADEKRLFTEALHDSISMLLKGTAVPASEFCAENLNYPFELVWPVVEAFGLSVTLDVGHLEFYGFPTAEYLERYLPYARVLHMHGTLEGKDHNSLSFMKPEALDLVMKALTDAPVQSRVFTLEIFSQEDFDSSCRVMERFVLSD, from the coding sequence ATGATCTGCAAACAGCAATTTCCCTTTCGTTTCGGGACAAGTTCCTACATCATTCCTGCTGATATCATTCCTAATGTTGAGTTTCTCAAGGATAAGGTGGACGATATTGAGCTGGTACTCTTTGAGTCGGATGAATTCAGCAACCTGCCCTCTCCGGGGGATATGCAGAAGCTGGCGGAACTTGCCGAAGCCTCTGCACTGACCTATTCGGTGCACCTGCCGCTTGACGTCTATCTCGGCCATCCTGACCGCAGTGAGCGGGAACGCTCAGTCGGCAAATGCCTGAGAATTATCGAGCTGACCCGCGATTTGCCGAAATCAGCCTATGTCATGCATTTCGAAGCGGGGCCGGGTGTCGATATCAACGCATTTTCTGCAGATGAAAAGAGACTCTTTACGGAGGCACTTCACGATTCCATTTCGATGCTTCTGAAGGGTACCGCTGTTCCGGCATCAGAATTCTGTGCTGAAAATCTCAACTACCCCTTCGAGCTTGTCTGGCCTGTGGTCGAAGCGTTCGGCCTCTCCGTTACGCTCGATGTTGGCCATCTTGAGTTCTACGGCTTTCCAACCGCAGAGTATCTTGAGCGTTACCTGCCTTATGCCAGGGTGCTGCACATGCATGGCACGCTTGAGGGAAAGGATCACAACTCTCTCTCCTTCATGAAGCCTGAAGCGCTTGATCTGGTGATGAAAGCACTCACGGATGCGCCTGTACAAAGCAGGGTTTTTACCCTCGAAATTTTTTCGCAGGAGGATTTTGACTCCTCCTGCAGGGTGATGGAGCGGTTTGTACTCTCAGACTGA
- a CDS encoding ribbon-helix-helix protein, CopG family encodes MNTAISVRLPDELVKRLEGIAKESERSRSFIIQKALESWVEEVSDLQIAYDRLHDADDPVISDKEMRDSLGI; translated from the coding sequence ATGAATACTGCGATATCGGTGAGATTGCCGGATGAGCTGGTGAAGCGGTTGGAGGGGATAGCGAAAGAGAGCGAGAGAAGTCGTTCCTTCATTATACAGAAGGCTTTGGAGTCCTGGGTTGAGGAGGTTTCTGATCTTCAGATAGCCTATGACCGGCTTCATGATGCGGATGATCCTGTTATTTCGGACAAAGAGATGAGGGACTCTCTTGGCATATAG
- a CDS encoding type II toxin-antitoxin system RelE/ParE family toxin has protein sequence MDAQRIYDQIEQELVKNPKSNPLLKGRFVGLRKYRVGDYRVIYCVLDEEVIILRIAHRRDVYKRDI, from the coding sequence TTGGATGCACAACGGATTTATGATCAGATTGAGCAAGAACTTGTCAAGAATCCAAAGTCAAATCCGCTTCTTAAAGGACGTTTTGTTGGCCTTCGGAAATATCGGGTTGGTGACTACCGTGTAATTTATTGTGTTTTGGATGAAGAGGTTATCATTTTGAGAATTGCCCATCGGCGAGATGTGTATAAGCGTGATATCTGA
- a CDS encoding iron-containing alcohol dehydrogenase — MITITSPLDFTLLPLPSIYFGAGRFSRLAELAGSFGKNILVVTGSRALQRSGRLTSLFDGLHRDGLHSFHLVVDREPSPELVDGAVSYYREFSVDAVLAVGGGSVLDAGKAISAMLRYDLPVERFIEGQEGFMQHDGRKVPFIAVPTTSGTGSEVTNNAVISRVGRNGFKRSLRHAAFVPDIALVDPELMVTVSPELTAASGMDACTQLLEAYTSPFATPYTDALACSGLEHFSRSFLSACTVCSGDSAVRGDVAYAALMSGIALANAGLGIVHGFASSVGGLIDIPHGTLCATLLAEATRENVAQLRAIDGSHPALQKYAKAGVILSGVAAKDVPAGCERLVETLEEWQESLSFPRLRSYGLNLEDLDGIVTATRSKSNAVVLDHAAMKRILSKRL, encoded by the coding sequence ATGATTACAATAACCTCTCCCCTTGATTTCACCCTGCTGCCGCTCCCGTCAATTTATTTCGGTGCCGGGCGCTTTTCCCGGCTTGCGGAACTTGCCGGAAGCTTTGGTAAAAATATTCTGGTAGTCACCGGAAGTCGAGCTTTGCAGCGGTCAGGCCGTTTAACCTCTCTTTTTGATGGATTGCACCGTGACGGTTTACACTCCTTTCATCTTGTCGTTGACCGGGAACCCTCTCCGGAACTTGTTGACGGCGCTGTTTCATATTACCGTGAATTTTCTGTTGATGCTGTTCTGGCGGTCGGTGGGGGCAGTGTGCTTGATGCAGGCAAGGCCATTTCGGCCATGTTGCGTTATGATCTTCCGGTTGAGCGTTTTATCGAGGGGCAGGAGGGTTTCATGCAGCATGACGGGCGTAAGGTGCCCTTCATTGCTGTGCCGACAACATCGGGTACCGGAAGCGAGGTGACGAACAATGCGGTCATCAGCCGGGTTGGCCGGAACGGCTTCAAGCGTTCTCTCCGCCATGCAGCATTTGTGCCCGATATCGCCCTTGTTGATCCTGAACTCATGGTGACCGTTTCACCGGAATTAACGGCGGCATCAGGGATGGACGCCTGTACCCAGCTTCTTGAAGCCTATACGTCGCCCTTTGCTACGCCTTATACCGATGCCCTTGCCTGCAGCGGCCTTGAACATTTCAGTCGCTCCTTTCTTTCCGCCTGCACTGTCTGCTCAGGCGACAGCGCTGTGCGGGGTGACGTTGCCTATGCCGCACTGATGTCGGGTATTGCGCTTGCCAATGCCGGTCTCGGGATTGTGCACGGCTTTGCTTCGTCTGTGGGTGGCCTGATCGACATACCGCACGGCACACTCTGCGCCACCCTGCTTGCTGAAGCGACAAGGGAGAATGTCGCTCAACTCCGCGCAATTGATGGGAGTCACCCGGCTTTGCAGAAATATGCCAAAGCTGGCGTCATACTCTCGGGAGTTGCCGCAAAGGATGTTCCTGCAGGCTGCGAACGTCTGGTCGAAACGCTTGAAGAGTGGCAGGAGAGCCTCTCTTTTCCCCGGTTGCGCAGTTATGGGCTCAATCTGGAAGATCTTGATGGTATTGTCACTGCTACCCGCAGCAAAAGCAATGCCGTTGTGCTTGACCATGCCGCCATGAAACGGATTCTCTCAAAGCGGTTGTGA
- a CDS encoding SET domain-containing protein-lysine N-methyltransferase: protein MNINMFVIIPVMLLIGMIAGSAIGFFLAKKNFAGQRGVVTIGASTVSGRGAFALKKISEGDIIERCPALEVTDQDVGGELLNYVFYGSTESARLVVMGNGMLFNHSSTPNVAYYREQGALGVELVLYALRNINEGEELFYTYGDDWWSTRA, encoded by the coding sequence ATGAACATCAACATGTTCGTTATCATTCCCGTCATGCTTCTTATTGGCATGATCGCCGGTAGTGCAATCGGCTTTTTCCTTGCAAAAAAAAATTTCGCAGGCCAGAGAGGAGTGGTTACGATCGGAGCATCAACCGTCAGCGGACGGGGAGCGTTTGCCCTGAAAAAGATCAGTGAGGGCGACATTATTGAGCGCTGCCCTGCCCTTGAGGTGACCGATCAGGACGTCGGGGGTGAACTGCTGAACTATGTCTTTTACGGCAGCACAGAAAGCGCCCGCCTTGTGGTGATGGGCAACGGTATGCTCTTCAACCATTCATCGACACCCAACGTCGCTTACTACCGAGAGCAGGGAGCACTCGGGGTGGAACTTGTCCTCTATGCGTTACGCAATATCAACGAGGGTGAAGAGCTCTTCTACACCTACGGAGATGACTGGTGGAGCACCAGGGCATGA
- a CDS encoding AbrB/MazE/SpoVT family DNA-binding domain-containing protein: MSIATLTSKGQVTIPKEVREIFGLHSGDKLDFSCDHGGHIVVTPIKKNVDELFGKLYNPERKALSTEAINKAIRQKFRQQEL, translated from the coding sequence ATGTCTATTGCAACACTGACAAGCAAAGGTCAGGTGACCATACCGAAAGAGGTTCGTGAGATTTTTGGACTGCATTCGGGAGACAAGCTTGATTTTTCATGCGATCATGGGGGACACATCGTTGTCACTCCAATTAAGAAAAATGTTGATGAGCTTTTTGGTAAGCTGTATAATCCGGAAAGAAAAGCTCTTTCAACTGAGGCCATCAATAAAGCGATTCGGCAAAAATTCCGACAGCAAGAGTTGTGA
- a CDS encoding PIN domain-containing protein, whose protein sequence is MNALDTNILVRFLVRDDAGQADRVYRLFKTAETEKTAFLVSIPVLLELIWVLDSAYEIQRQEILDALGELLLLPILVFDAQSAVSSFIADARKNNLDLSDLLIAFDAVSSGCEQVLTFDKKAAKSDLFALLVE, encoded by the coding sequence GTGAATGCCCTCGATACCAATATTCTTGTCCGATTTCTTGTCCGTGACGATGCCGGGCAGGCTGATCGTGTCTATCGGTTGTTTAAAACTGCCGAGACGGAGAAAACAGCTTTCCTTGTTTCAATTCCTGTTCTTCTTGAACTGATCTGGGTGCTCGATTCTGCTTATGAAATTCAACGGCAAGAAATTCTTGATGCTCTTGGAGAGCTTTTGCTGCTTCCCATTCTTGTCTTTGATGCTCAGTCAGCCGTAAGCTCTTTTATTGCAGATGCTCGCAAAAATAATCTTGATCTTTCGGATCTCTTGATCGCCTTTGATGCTGTATCGTCCGGCTGTGAACAGGTGTTGACGTTCGATAAAAAGGCAGCAAAATCAGATCTATTTGCACTCCTTGTGGAGTAG
- a CDS encoding VOC family protein: MNTRELSPCFVTKDVDACRDFYQRHFSATAIFDCGWYLNMRIGGDGSSIQFMQPQDGMVEYGAEGVMLNFRVDDVDAEYARLVSEGVALAMPLEDHPWGDRGFSIIDPIGTALYIYSDREPSDEFRQYYTS; the protein is encoded by the coding sequence ATGAACACACGGGAGTTATCACCCTGTTTTGTCACAAAGGATGTGGATGCCTGCCGCGATTTTTACCAGCGACACTTCTCGGCAACAGCCATTTTTGATTGCGGCTGGTATCTCAACATGCGTATTGGAGGCGATGGCTCTTCGATTCAGTTCATGCAGCCGCAGGATGGTATGGTTGAATACGGTGCAGAGGGGGTTATGCTCAACTTCAGGGTTGACGATGTCGATGCAGAATATGCAAGGCTTGTGAGCGAGGGGGTTGCACTGGCCATGCCGCTTGAAGATCATCCATGGGGCGACCGGGGATTTTCGATTATCGATCCCATTGGAACAGCTCTCTACATCTACTCTGATCGGGAACCGTCGGATGAATTCAGGCAATACTATACCTCCTGA
- a CDS encoding ABC transporter ATP-binding protein encodes MMGEVRVDALKHISLEFHAGELAVLLGASGSGKSTLLNIIGGLDVPSSGKLFFHGREMTAATEAELTAYRRRSIGFVFQFYNLISSLSALENVQLVTEIADNPMPAEEALRLVDLGHRLNHFPAQLSGGEQQRVAIARAVAKRPELLLCDEPTGALDFQTGKLVLDVIEKVNREIGTTTLVITHNASIAGMADRVVRLRSGEISEERRNLTRLSPSELVW; translated from the coding sequence ATGATGGGGGAGGTGCGGGTTGATGCTTTGAAGCATATTTCGCTTGAGTTTCATGCGGGGGAGCTGGCGGTGCTGCTGGGGGCTTCGGGGAGCGGGAAATCGACGCTGCTTAATATTATCGGGGGGCTTGATGTGCCCTCTTCGGGGAAACTTTTTTTTCATGGGAGAGAGATGACTGCGGCCACGGAGGCGGAGCTGACGGCCTATCGTCGTCGTTCGATTGGCTTTGTGTTCCAGTTCTACAATCTGATTTCAAGCCTTTCGGCGCTTGAAAATGTGCAGCTTGTGACCGAGATTGCCGATAATCCCATGCCTGCAGAGGAGGCCTTGCGGCTGGTGGATCTTGGCCATCGTCTGAACCATTTTCCAGCACAGCTTTCCGGCGGGGAGCAGCAGCGGGTGGCGATAGCGCGGGCGGTTGCGAAGCGGCCTGAGCTGTTGCTGTGTGATGAGCCTACCGGGGCGCTTGATTTCCAGACGGGAAAACTGGTGCTTGATGTGATCGAGAAGGTCAATCGGGAAATCGGTACGACAACGCTTGTTATTACCCATAATGCTTCGATTGCGGGGATGGCTGACCGGGTTGTGCGTCTGCGGAGCGGGGAAATTTCTGAGGAGAGGAGGAACCTTACCCGGCTGTCACCTTCTGAACTGGTCTGGTAG